A window of Patagioenas fasciata isolate bPatFas1 chromosome 5, bPatFas1.hap1, whole genome shotgun sequence contains these coding sequences:
- the COMMD9 gene encoding COMM domain-containing protein 9, producing the protein MAAVREAEFAALQSLLRAPSRDAVRQLCQQCFSSPPAGLATLAQRVCPSLAPGPEEAEQLVFALHNLTRHVVYHGLTKAEDILSLFPDNFHQNLKNLLTKIILENISAWRNEAQASQISLPRLVDMDWRVDIKTSSDSISRMAVPTCLLQLKIQEDVALCGNSPVVSALTVELSRETLDTMLEGLGRIRDQLSAVANK; encoded by the exons ATGGCGGCGGTGCGGGAAGCGGAGTTCGCCGCCCTGCAGAGCCTGCTGCGG GCACCATCGAGGGATGCTGTGCGGCAGCTGTGCCAGCAATGTTTCTCCAGCCCGCCCGCCGGCCTTGCCACGTTGGCACAGCGCGTCTGCCCCAGCCTCGCGCCCGGCCCGGAGGAAGCGGAGCAG CTGGTGTTTGCTTTGCACAACCTCACCAGGCATGTTGTGTACCATGGCCTGACAAAGGCAGAAGATatcctctctctctttccagaCAACTTCCACCAAAATCTGAAAAACCTTTTGACTAAGATAATCTTGGAGAATAT CTCTGCTTGGAGGAATGAGGCACAAGCAAGTCAGA TCTCCCTGCCTCGGCTGGTTGACATGGACTGGAGGGTAGACATCAAGACATCTTCAGACAGCATCAGCAGAATGGCAGTCCCTACTTGCCTGCTTCAGTTAAAG ATTCAGGAAGATGTTGCATTATGTGGAAATAGCCCTGTTGTTTCTGCACTGACTGTGGAATTGAGCAGAGAAACCCTGGACACTATGCTAGAAGGTCTAGGAAGGATCCGCGACCAACTCTCTGCTGTTGCAAACAAATGA